The DNA window cgtccttgcacgctacaccgctacaacaaagatgacggggagaagacgctgtcgaagatgagccacgtatataagaccacccacaaaacggcgcatcctgaagagatgctcagaaagctacttgaagatgatctgtaaaacataatctatgcaacactttcaccaaataaccaccatcacatgttatgtagaccaggggtcccgaaacaccgggccacggcccggtaccggtccgtggatcgattggtaccgggccgcacaagaaattaaaattgtttttttatttatttattttttttaattaaatcattctgttattaatatttctggttcctacattatatatcaatatagatcaatacagtctgcaggggtacagtccataagcacacatgattgtatttttttatgacaaaaaaaaaacaccccctccacccggtccgtgggacaaatttccgAGcgatgaccggtccgcagttacaaaaaggttgagtaccactgatgtagaccacaagatagtgttttaaatttagaaaaaaatcataatatgaaccttttaatgcgccttataatccagtgcgccttttgtatgaaaatagacctgaatagacccgcttaaatagcagtgcaccttataaaacggtgcgccctattgtccgaaaaatacggtaatacttttGTTCACTGTAACGCTACACACaatttaaacagtaacactgtgtttgaatatagaaaaacaTAACTCTGTATTTTAATCAAGTGACTCTTTGGCGTTCCACTATATGGAGCCTACATACCACAGTTTTAGAATCACTGTTCTAATCTATGCTTTTTCCGTCCTGAGAATTTCTTGACTCACCCTCCTAATGGATACATCTCCATGCTCCTGCAGGACCTGGCTTCTCCAGAGGCCTTCTCCCGCTACCCTTCACGAGTGTGGGAGTTCTACCATCACAGGAGAGAGCTGGCGTTGAATAAAACGCCCAACTCCGCTCATGTCGCCATAGCAGAGTGCGAGGCTCGGTTGAAAAAGCAGGGCCGCTCCGTCGTCGTCATCACACAGTGCATCGACGATCTGCACCAGCAGGCGGGCTCCAAACATGTGCTCAGAATTCACGGTGCGTGGCCCGGTACAGCGTCAATCATCAGCTAAAAGCAAGGTTGAGGCTACAATGACACAAACCTTCTAATTGTTCCGTTTGAAAGACGGTGATGGGGACAGCCAAAATGTGTGTACATTAGTGAAAAGATAACTCTTGCTGTGAATCGTTGTTTTGTGTGTTGAACTGCAGGTAGTCTGATGGAGACGCGCTGTTTGACCTGCGGAGACGTGGACGTCAATAAGCGCAGCCCCATTTGTGCAGCCCTCAAGAACAAAGGGTAGAAATCACAATTGTAACCTAATTATACTGTAAAACAGGAACTTGTACATGTATTTGTAAGTCGGTGTGCCATAACAACCATGTTATTGATATTTCAAGAATGACCAAAATCTATCCAATTAATTATCTATACTGTATTTCGGTCACGGGTGATGTTTGGTGGCCGGAAGTCAGCCTACTCCAGCTGACTTCAGGGTCCCATGGGTCCCCCGTCCCTAACAGTTATTAAAAAACCTGGCAACTAAtatcatacagtacaggccaaaactttagacacactttctcattcaatgtgttttctttattttcatgactatttacattgtaaattgtcactgaaggcatcaaaactatgaatgaacacatgtggtgttatgtacttaacaaaaatggtacccaccctttgctctgattagtgctttgcacactctttgcattctctcgatgagcttcaagaggtagtcacctgaaatggtttgcacttcacaggtgtcatagttttgatgccttcagtgacaatctacaatgtaaatagtcatgaaaataaagaaaacacattgaaatgagaaggtgtgtccaaacttttggcttgcactgtatgtaaaagaaaaaagcatatgtCTCCTTTaaattagataggctccagcgcccccccgcaaccccgaagggaataagcggtagaaaatggatggatggacttatgaCAACTCTGGTGCCACTGTTGGCTTGcgtttttttttctgcaatttaCATGCATGTGTTACATTCCTCTTCATGTAGTTCCCCGGACCCAAATGTGGCCGATGCTGACATTCCTGTGGATAAACTACCAAGGTGGGATTAATATTTTGCTACCTATTTGCATTAGCACAACTCCTCAATgtctttttatattttatttcatgAGGCAATGTTGGTCAAGGAACTCTTTTGCTTTTTACTCATACTGACCAGTAGGAGGCAGTTGTGCTCTATTATGTGATGAATGCAAATTGACCAAGACAAGGAACATCACTCACATTGATGCTGTTTGTTGtctttacatttgttttccttaCAGTATATAGAAAGAAGACATGATTAATGTAATTTGACCCTAAAATGTTAGATACTGAATACTGTATTGACAAACCTAATACAATTGTGTCTGGAGCTTATATCCAcacattttctaatgattgccaTGCTTTCATAAGGTGTTCCGAAAGTGAGTGCAACGGTCTGCTGAGGCCCAACGTCGTGTTTTTCGGGGAGACGTTGGACTCTCATATCCTGACCAAGGTGGAAAAAGAGCTGGAAGTCTGTGATCTTTGT is part of the Nerophis lumbriciformis linkage group LG19, RoL_Nlum_v2.1, whole genome shotgun sequence genome and encodes:
- the LOC133618814 gene encoding NAD-dependent protein deacylase sirtuin-5, mitochondrial-like; protein product: MLLQYRAVVSLGRRMCSTRVTGGPLVDTARPNSDISEFREVFAKAKHIAIITGAGVSAESGLPTFRGEHEKWRKWQSQDLASPEAFSRYPSRVWEFYHHRRELALNKTPNSAHVAIAECEARLKKQGRSVVVITQCIDDLHQQAGSKHVLRIHGSLMETRCLTCGDVDVNKRSPICAALKNKGSPDPNVADADIPVDKLPRCSESECNGLLRPNVVFFGETLDSHILTKVEKELEVCDLCLVVGTSSIVYPVAMFGPQVASRGVPVAEFNLRTTPKSEYFTHHFQGPCGTTLPAALARHESEV